From a region of the Synechococcus sp. RS9916 genome:
- a CDS encoding rhomboid family intramembrane serine protease: MLVGLAWLQELIDTLFLRGQWSLAIHPGSGWWTLFTAPFSHGGFSHLLTNTLVFLPLSYLVMLKGLRAYLAVWMGVICLEIPIWLFWPVGSHGLSGVVYGLLAYLLAIGLIERRPLSLGLSVLVLCLYGSSLFGLLPWASPPGVSWIGHTGGFIGGLIAAAATARKANQA, from the coding sequence GTGCTCGTGGGACTTGCCTGGCTGCAGGAGCTGATCGACACGCTGTTCCTGAGAGGACAGTGGTCACTCGCGATTCACCCGGGCAGTGGGTGGTGGACGCTCTTCACTGCGCCTTTCAGCCATGGCGGATTCAGCCATCTGCTCACCAACACCCTGGTGTTTCTCCCCCTCAGCTATCTGGTGATGCTCAAGGGATTACGGGCTTATCTGGCGGTCTGGATGGGTGTGATCTGCCTCGAGATCCCGATCTGGCTGTTCTGGCCCGTCGGTAGCCATGGGCTCTCGGGCGTGGTGTATGGGCTGCTGGCCTACCTGCTGGCGATTGGCCTGATTGAACGCCGGCCACTCAGCCTGGGACTGAGCGTGCTGGTGCTCTGCCTGTACGGGAGTTCGCTGTTCGGCCTGCTGCCCTGGGCATCACCACCCGGCGTGAGCTGGATTGGCCACACCGGAGGCTTTATCGGAGGCCTCATAGCCGCTGCTGCCACAGCCCGGAAAGCCAATCAAGCTTGA
- a CDS encoding HIT family protein — MHQNLSHLAEHELWRSERWLLRHHPQPSPLMGWCLLDSRRHLGGPIDFAPAEAREWGLIVQQAAQLVKAVSDCDRVYAIAFGEGARHLHLHLIPRHGDDDRSSAWSVADLYRRVEAGAEPAASAERVQRFIAEARAHAPACFGA; from the coding sequence TTGCACCAGAATCTCAGCCATCTTGCTGAACACGAGCTGTGGCGCAGTGAACGCTGGTTGCTCCGTCACCACCCCCAGCCCTCGCCTCTGATGGGTTGGTGTTTGCTTGATTCCCGGCGTCATCTCGGTGGCCCCATCGACTTCGCTCCTGCAGAAGCGAGGGAGTGGGGACTGATTGTTCAACAAGCTGCCCAGCTGGTGAAGGCGGTCAGCGACTGTGACCGGGTGTACGCGATTGCCTTTGGTGAAGGTGCACGTCATCTGCATCTCCACTTGATTCCCCGCCACGGGGACGATGACCGCAGTTCTGCATGGTCGGTGGCTGATCTTTATCGGCGAGTGGAGGCCGGTGCGGAGCCGGCTGCGAGTGCCGAGCGTGTGCAGCGCTTCATTGCTGAAGCGCGCGCCCACGCTCCTGCCTGTTTTGGGGCCTGA
- a CDS encoding NAD(P)-binding protein — protein MTSCDCDLAVVGAGLAGTTLLASLRLAGWQGSAMVIEVGRGPGGRASTRLRRDNPHWRLDHGAPVLHLQSGGGGALADLLQKLEAMGAISADTSESVCVGLDGLQSLDTTSAGFDAGGSCWRGRPTMGSVAAALLDLAGDSVIRRFGVRVQTLQASDRGWDLHDQHGQAVVNARMLVLSGNMLAHPRSLAMLGLANRPLREACAVGLDPVLDQALDRIASMRMAPRWNRMLALSAEPAEVASWPRQIVLSAAASQQWQLERLVVQPMADDSVGLVVHGLTDSVPVPMDLLSPWPSLAAAVASADDLGVMRWGAARPLDHPLPVDLQWCPKVALGFCGDWIDGPGFGRAHGAMASAVALADRIVEHDALVASGAMA, from the coding sequence GTGACCAGCTGCGACTGTGATCTCGCTGTGGTCGGCGCAGGCCTGGCCGGAACGACGTTGCTGGCTTCCCTGCGTTTGGCTGGCTGGCAGGGGAGCGCCATGGTCATCGAGGTAGGGCGCGGCCCTGGAGGGAGGGCCTCCACCCGTCTGCGCCGTGACAATCCCCATTGGCGCCTCGACCATGGCGCGCCAGTGCTGCATCTCCAGTCGGGTGGTGGTGGAGCACTGGCCGATTTGCTTCAGAAGCTTGAGGCGATGGGGGCGATCAGCGCTGACACGTCCGAGTCGGTCTGCGTTGGCCTCGATGGTCTTCAGTCGTTGGACACCACCTCGGCTGGCTTTGATGCAGGCGGATCCTGTTGGCGGGGACGTCCGACGATGGGATCGGTGGCCGCGGCGTTGCTCGACCTCGCGGGTGATTCAGTGATCCGGCGTTTTGGCGTGCGCGTCCAGACCCTTCAGGCGTCGGACCGTGGCTGGGACCTGCACGATCAACACGGGCAGGCCGTTGTCAATGCCCGGATGCTGGTGTTGAGCGGCAACATGCTCGCCCATCCCCGTTCTCTAGCCATGTTGGGGTTGGCGAACCGACCACTTCGGGAGGCTTGTGCTGTTGGGCTGGATCCTGTGTTGGATCAAGCCCTTGATCGGATCGCATCGATGCGGATGGCTCCGCGCTGGAATCGGATGTTGGCGTTGTCAGCGGAGCCTGCTGAAGTCGCCTCTTGGCCCCGGCAGATTGTGCTGAGTGCCGCCGCTTCTCAGCAGTGGCAGCTTGAACGTCTTGTGGTGCAGCCCATGGCCGATGACTCTGTTGGTTTAGTGGTGCATGGTCTGACTGACTCGGTTCCCGTGCCGATGGATTTGTTGTCGCCCTGGCCCTCGCTGGCAGCCGCGGTCGCCTCGGCTGACGACCTGGGCGTCATGCGTTGGGGTGCTGCGCGTCCCCTCGACCATCCCCTGCCCGTGGATCTGCAGTGGTGCCCAAAGGTGGCGCTGGGATTCTGCGGTGACTGGATTGATGGGCCTGGCTTTGGCCGTGCCCATGGCGCCATGGCCAGTGCCGTCGCACTGGCCGATCGGATTGTTGAGCACGATGCCCTTGTCGCTTCGGGAGCGATGGCATGA
- the thiD gene encoding bifunctional hydroxymethylpyrimidine kinase/phosphomethylpyrimidine kinase: MTIKPEHITPPIALTIGGSDSGGGAGIQADLLTFMAFEVHGCTAITCITAQNTCGVSRVDPLPASGLKAQIEAVKGDLNVSAVKTGMLMNDELIQATADELRHWPIPLVVDPVMVSRTGAVLLEPSAVVTIRHELLPMATLLTPNRHEAQLLSGEEICDEASAVSAATKLHNQGAAAVLIKRCGQQDLGGRDLFFDGEPHWLEGEWINTPHSHGTGCSLSAAITAGLAKQQGLHLAIDTGRTYVKQGLQRALAIGHGQGPICHWRTSGN, encoded by the coding sequence ATGACGATCAAGCCTGAGCACATCACCCCACCCATCGCCCTCACCATCGGGGGCAGTGACTCCGGAGGCGGAGCAGGAATTCAAGCCGACCTGCTCACGTTCATGGCTTTTGAAGTGCACGGCTGCACCGCCATCACCTGCATCACAGCGCAGAACACGTGCGGGGTTTCACGCGTCGACCCTTTGCCGGCCTCCGGACTCAAGGCTCAGATCGAGGCGGTGAAAGGGGATTTGAACGTCAGCGCCGTGAAGACGGGGATGCTGATGAACGATGAGTTAATTCAGGCAACCGCAGACGAACTCCGCCACTGGCCCATCCCCCTTGTGGTTGACCCCGTGATGGTGAGTCGCACTGGAGCCGTGCTGCTCGAGCCCAGCGCGGTTGTGACCATTCGCCATGAGCTGCTGCCGATGGCCACCCTGCTGACACCCAACCGCCACGAAGCCCAACTGCTGAGCGGCGAAGAGATCTGCGATGAAGCAAGCGCCGTCAGCGCCGCGACCAAGCTCCACAACCAAGGCGCTGCAGCCGTGCTGATCAAGCGCTGCGGCCAACAAGACCTGGGCGGCAGAGATCTGTTCTTCGACGGAGAGCCGCATTGGCTCGAAGGAGAGTGGATCAACACGCCCCACAGCCATGGAACGGGCTGCAGCCTTTCGGCAGCGATCACAGCCGGCCTTGCCAAGCAGCAGGGCCTCCACCTCGCCATCGATACAGGGAGGACCTACGTCAAACAAGGCCTGCAAAGAGCTTTGGCCATCGGCCACGGCCAGGGACCGATTTGCCACTGGCGTACTTCAGGGAACTAA
- a CDS encoding PfkB family carbohydrate kinase produces the protein MNNLSHLNLAVVGHQEWVTFLQVDALPQPGRISRSLRDLEEPAGAGAVVAVQLARLTGQRIPFFTALGRDAIGERSVARLQSLGVDPLVAWRDRPSRRGISLVDDGGDRAITVIGERHTPVAQDPLPWDLLADCDGVFVSATDATGLTLARKAKVLTATPRLRLPVLQEAGIVINALIGSGLDPSEQVPQGSLTPAPALTIATEGAQGGLLIPGGRYSASAPPGPVVESYGCGDSFAAGVTAGLAAGWAPPQATHLGATCGAACASRFGPY, from the coding sequence TTGAACAACCTCTCCCATCTGAATCTTGCCGTTGTTGGCCATCAGGAATGGGTCACCTTTCTGCAGGTGGATGCGCTGCCGCAGCCAGGCCGAATCAGCCGCTCCCTGCGTGACCTAGAGGAACCCGCAGGAGCCGGGGCCGTCGTAGCCGTGCAGCTCGCGCGCCTGACCGGCCAGCGCATTCCTTTTTTCACGGCCCTAGGCCGGGATGCGATCGGCGAGCGAAGTGTGGCCAGACTGCAATCCCTGGGGGTTGACCCCTTGGTGGCCTGGCGCGATCGACCCAGCCGGCGAGGGATCAGCCTCGTCGACGATGGAGGCGACCGTGCCATCACCGTGATTGGCGAACGCCACACCCCCGTGGCTCAAGATCCGCTGCCCTGGGACCTCTTAGCCGACTGTGATGGGGTGTTCGTCTCGGCCACAGACGCCACCGGTCTGACCTTGGCACGCAAAGCCAAGGTTCTGACAGCCACCCCCCGGCTGCGCTTACCGGTGTTGCAGGAGGCGGGAATCGTGATCAATGCTCTGATCGGAAGTGGGCTGGATCCCAGTGAGCAAGTCCCCCAAGGTTCTCTGACCCCCGCTCCTGCGCTCACCATTGCGACGGAAGGTGCGCAGGGAGGACTCTTGATCCCTGGAGGGCGCTACTCAGCATCCGCTCCCCCTGGCCCCGTGGTGGAGTCGTATGGATGCGGGGACAGTTTTGCCGCAGGAGTAACGGCAGGACTGGCTGCAGGATGGGCACCACCCCAGGCGACACACCTGGGGGCCACATGCGGGGCAGCCTGCGCCTCCCGGTTCGGACCTTACTGA
- the katG gene encoding catalase/peroxidase HPI produces the protein MSDLKCPFSGHGSATTPARDSGLHQWWPNQLRLEILHQHHPAANPLGEQFSYREAFAQLDLEALKLDLRALMTDSQPWWPADWGHYGALFIRMAWHSAGTYRSADGRGGAGHGNQRFAPLNSWPDNTNLDKARRLLWPIKQRYGNAISWADLIILTGNVALESMGLKTFGFAGGRTDTWAPEQDVFWGSETSWLSDQRHNSEGQLDNPLAAVEMGLIYVNPEGPEGHPDPVASGRDVRETFARMGMTVEETVALVAGGHTFGKCHGAASADHLDAEPEGAALEQQGLGWTNRFATGMAEHTITSGIEGAWKPHPTRWDQGYFEMMFTYDWELTKSPAGAWQWVAKDVRPEHMIPDAHVAGKNAAPIMTTADLSLRHDPLMEPVARRFHQDQEAFADCFARAWFKLTHRDLGPKALYLGADVPNETLIWQDPLPIVDHPLVNSDEQNELKQDLLSLGLSVGELVSTAWASASTFRNSDRRGGANGARIRLQPQNNWEVNDPAQLDRVLGALQDLQSRFNRSNPSGAQISLADLIVLGGNAAVEQASRDAGHIIEVPFQAGRVDAGEEHTDAASFNVLKPMADGFRNWQRQGLPIRAEELLLDRAQQLTLSAPEMTVLLAGLRVLGANSGGNLEGVFTHRIGVLSTDFVVNLLDMDTTWAPTDQTNNHYEGRDRDTGALRWRASRADLVFGSNSQLRAIAEVYAQRDGGKRFVTDFVKAWVKVMELDRFDLL, from the coding sequence ATGTCAGACCTGAAGTGTCCATTCAGCGGCCACGGCAGTGCAACCACGCCAGCCCGGGATTCAGGGCTCCATCAATGGTGGCCCAATCAACTCAGGCTGGAGATCCTGCACCAACATCACCCTGCGGCAAACCCCCTGGGGGAGCAGTTCAGCTATCGCGAGGCCTTTGCACAGCTTGACCTGGAGGCACTGAAACTAGATCTCCGCGCTTTGATGACCGATTCCCAGCCCTGGTGGCCTGCGGACTGGGGGCACTACGGGGCTTTGTTCATCCGGATGGCTTGGCACAGTGCCGGCACCTACCGCAGTGCGGATGGACGCGGGGGTGCCGGTCACGGCAACCAGCGCTTCGCGCCATTGAACAGCTGGCCTGACAACACCAATCTCGACAAAGCCCGCCGGCTGCTTTGGCCGATCAAGCAGCGCTACGGCAATGCCATCTCCTGGGCAGATCTGATCATCCTCACGGGGAACGTGGCTCTGGAATCGATGGGGTTGAAGACCTTCGGTTTTGCGGGAGGTCGCACGGATACCTGGGCACCTGAACAGGACGTGTTCTGGGGAAGTGAAACCAGCTGGTTGAGCGATCAACGCCATAACAGCGAAGGGCAACTCGACAATCCTCTCGCCGCTGTTGAGATGGGACTGATTTACGTCAATCCCGAAGGACCCGAAGGTCATCCTGACCCTGTGGCCTCAGGGCGCGATGTACGCGAGACCTTCGCTCGCATGGGGATGACCGTGGAAGAAACGGTGGCACTCGTGGCGGGAGGGCACACCTTCGGTAAGTGCCATGGCGCCGCATCCGCCGATCATCTCGACGCCGAGCCTGAGGGCGCTGCTCTCGAACAACAGGGCCTGGGCTGGACGAACCGTTTTGCAACGGGGATGGCAGAACACACCATCACCAGTGGCATCGAAGGAGCTTGGAAACCCCATCCCACCCGCTGGGACCAGGGCTATTTCGAAATGATGTTCACCTACGACTGGGAGCTCACCAAGAGCCCGGCTGGTGCATGGCAATGGGTCGCCAAGGATGTGCGCCCTGAGCACATGATTCCCGATGCCCATGTGGCAGGCAAAAACGCTGCTCCGATCATGACCACCGCCGATCTATCCCTGCGCCATGACCCGTTGATGGAGCCAGTCGCCCGGCGCTTCCACCAGGATCAGGAGGCATTCGCCGACTGCTTCGCCCGCGCCTGGTTCAAACTCACCCACCGGGACCTGGGGCCCAAGGCGTTGTATCTCGGCGCAGACGTCCCGAACGAGACATTGATTTGGCAGGACCCCCTGCCCATCGTCGATCACCCTCTGGTGAACAGCGACGAACAGAACGAACTCAAACAAGACCTACTCAGCCTCGGGCTTAGTGTTGGCGAACTGGTCAGCACGGCCTGGGCCTCAGCCTCCACTTTCCGCAATTCAGACCGCCGCGGCGGTGCCAACGGTGCGCGAATCCGGCTGCAGCCACAAAACAACTGGGAGGTCAACGACCCTGCTCAGCTCGATCGGGTGCTGGGTGCTCTTCAAGACCTGCAGTCGCGCTTCAACCGCAGCAACCCAAGCGGGGCCCAGATCTCGCTGGCTGATCTGATTGTTCTGGGAGGCAATGCTGCCGTGGAACAAGCCAGCCGAGATGCTGGCCACATCATTGAGGTGCCATTCCAAGCCGGCCGAGTGGATGCCGGGGAAGAGCACACCGATGCTGCGTCGTTCAATGTGCTCAAGCCGATGGCGGATGGATTCCGCAACTGGCAGCGACAGGGGTTGCCAATTCGCGCTGAAGAGCTGCTGCTCGACAGAGCCCAACAACTGACGCTGAGTGCACCGGAAATGACCGTTTTGCTGGCAGGGCTACGGGTGCTTGGTGCCAATAGCGGCGGAAACCTGGAAGGAGTCTTCACCCACAGAATCGGCGTGCTCAGCACCGACTTTGTCGTCAACCTGCTGGACATGGACACCACCTGGGCACCCACAGATCAGACCAACAACCACTACGAAGGAAGGGATCGCGACACCGGGGCCCTGCGTTGGCGCGCGAGTCGTGCTGATCTTGTGTTCGGCTCCAACAGTCAGCTCAGGGCCATTGCCGAGGTCTATGCCCAGCGGGATGGAGGGAAGCGCTTCGTGACCGACTTCGTCAAGGCATGGGTGAAGGTGATGGAGCTGGACCGCTTCGATCTCCTCTGA
- the nth gene encoding endonuclease III produces MKKRERAQRILQRLEETYPETPIPLDHSDPFTLLIAVLLSAQCTDKKVNEVTPALFAAGPTPAAMAALDEETILNHIRQLGLAKTKARNVKKLAQILVTAYDGEVPASFEELEALPGVGHKTASVVMAQAFGVPAFPVDTHIHRLAQRWGLSSGDSVQRTERDLKQLFPEEAWNKLHLQIIFYGREYCTARGCDGTVCPLCTELYPNRRKPVIWRKP; encoded by the coding sequence TTGAAGAAACGCGAACGTGCCCAAAGGATCCTCCAGCGCCTTGAGGAGACCTATCCAGAAACCCCAATCCCGCTCGACCACAGCGATCCGTTCACCCTTCTGATCGCGGTTCTGCTCAGCGCCCAGTGCACTGACAAAAAGGTGAACGAGGTCACCCCCGCCCTCTTCGCTGCAGGACCAACACCCGCAGCCATGGCCGCGCTGGACGAAGAAACAATCCTGAACCACATCCGCCAGCTCGGCCTGGCGAAAACAAAGGCACGCAACGTCAAAAAACTCGCCCAGATCCTCGTCACCGCTTACGACGGAGAGGTACCCGCCAGCTTCGAGGAACTGGAAGCGCTTCCTGGTGTCGGCCACAAAACAGCCAGCGTGGTGATGGCCCAAGCCTTCGGCGTTCCCGCCTTTCCCGTGGACACGCACATCCATCGCCTTGCGCAACGCTGGGGCCTGAGCTCCGGCGACAGCGTGCAACGCACCGAACGGGATCTCAAACAACTGTTCCCTGAAGAGGCCTGGAACAAACTCCACCTCCAGATCATTTTTTACGGCCGCGAGTACTGCACAGCCCGTGGCTGCGATGGCACCGTCTGCCCGCTCTGCACCGAGCTTTACCCGAACCGCAGGAAGCCGGTGATTTGGCGCAAACCCTGA
- a CDS encoding SIMPL domain-containing protein → MPASSSSRPALVDVLRRTPPLVLPMLVLSAGLVIAGSVAVRGIRTAADTITVTGASTERIKSDSVDWNVEVSGSGSSQQEAYQALQPQLKRTLAFLRAQSIPNEAISLGVIQSNSQDERNRVTGALISTRWTTRQSIQISTSNVELISSVSRRIGELVGQGVSLSIRPPAYTFTRLAEKRVDMLAKATADAKRRAEAIADQAGSGIGAITQADTGTFQITEPNSTSMSSYGSYDTRTIWKDITAVMGVTFRVQ, encoded by the coding sequence ATGCCGGCATCGTCCTCATCCAGGCCCGCGCTGGTTGACGTCTTACGTCGCACCCCTCCGCTGGTGTTGCCGATGTTGGTGTTGAGCGCTGGACTGGTGATCGCCGGCTCCGTGGCCGTGCGAGGCATCCGCACCGCAGCAGACACGATCACGGTGACGGGAGCCAGCACGGAACGGATCAAAAGTGATTCCGTAGATTGGAACGTGGAGGTCAGCGGCAGCGGATCCAGCCAGCAAGAGGCTTACCAGGCGCTTCAACCCCAGCTCAAGCGCACCTTGGCGTTTCTGAGAGCGCAGAGCATTCCCAATGAAGCCATCAGCCTTGGCGTGATCCAATCCAACAGCCAAGACGAACGGAACCGGGTCACCGGAGCCTTGATCAGCACCCGCTGGACAACCCGACAATCCATTCAGATCAGCACGAGCAATGTCGAATTAATCAGCAGCGTCTCCCGACGCATCGGTGAATTGGTGGGCCAGGGCGTTTCTCTGAGCATCCGTCCCCCGGCTTACACCTTCACCCGTCTGGCGGAAAAACGGGTCGACATGCTGGCCAAAGCCACAGCGGATGCCAAGCGCCGCGCCGAAGCCATTGCCGACCAAGCGGGTTCAGGGATCGGCGCGATCACCCAAGCCGACACCGGAACCTTTCAAATCACGGAGCCGAATTCCACCAGCATGAGCAGTTACGGCTCTTACGACACGCGCACAATCTGGAAAGACATCACAGCAGTGATGGGCGTCACGTTCCGCGTCCAATGA
- the gap gene encoding type I glyceraldehyde-3-phosphate dehydrogenase — MTIRIGINGFGRIGRLAFRQAMSSPDVEVVAINDLIQVDYLAYLLRYDSTHRRFPGDIQVEDGHLMVNGKPIRVTAERDPHQLHWDEVDVDYVLESSGLFLTADKAHAHLEAGAKRVVMSAPSKDDTPMFVMGVNHTSYAGQDIVSNASCTTNCLAPLAKVVNDNFGIVSGLMTTVHATTATQKPIDSPSLKDWRGGRGAGQSIIPSSTGAAKAVGRVIPELNGKLTGMAFRVPTPDVSVVDLTVNLARPASYDEIKQAMKAASQNGLSGILGYTEDPIVSNDLLGESCTSVFDAGAGMALNDQFMKLVAWYDNEWAYSCKCIDLIRHMAAYTG; from the coding sequence ATGACCATCCGCATCGGCATCAACGGGTTCGGTCGGATTGGGCGACTGGCCTTCCGCCAGGCCATGAGCAGTCCCGATGTGGAGGTGGTCGCCATCAATGATTTGATCCAGGTCGACTACCTCGCCTACCTCCTGCGTTACGACTCAACCCATCGTCGCTTTCCAGGAGACATCCAGGTGGAGGATGGCCACCTGATGGTGAATGGCAAACCCATTCGCGTGACAGCGGAGCGTGACCCCCATCAGCTGCACTGGGATGAGGTGGATGTCGACTATGTGCTGGAGAGCAGTGGCCTGTTCCTCACCGCAGACAAAGCCCATGCCCACCTGGAGGCCGGTGCCAAACGGGTGGTGATGAGTGCGCCCTCCAAAGACGACACGCCGATGTTCGTGATGGGGGTGAACCACACCAGCTATGCCGGCCAAGACATTGTTTCCAATGCAAGCTGCACCACCAACTGCCTGGCCCCACTGGCCAAGGTGGTCAACGACAACTTCGGCATCGTCAGTGGTTTGATGACCACGGTGCATGCCACCACAGCAACGCAAAAACCCATCGACAGTCCCTCCTTGAAGGACTGGCGTGGCGGCCGTGGCGCAGGGCAAAGCATCATCCCCAGCTCCACGGGTGCAGCCAAGGCCGTGGGTCGCGTGATCCCCGAGCTAAATGGAAAGCTCACCGGCATGGCCTTCCGCGTGCCGACCCCAGACGTGTCAGTGGTGGACCTGACAGTAAATCTGGCCCGGCCCGCGAGCTATGACGAGATCAAACAGGCCATGAAGGCGGCGTCGCAAAACGGCCTTTCAGGAATCCTTGGTTACACCGAAGATCCGATCGTGTCGAACGACCTGCTCGGTGAGAGCTGCACCTCAGTGTTTGACGCTGGTGCAGGCATGGCACTCAATGACCAATTCATGAAATTGGTGGCCTGGTACGACAACGAATGGGCCTACAGCTGCAAATGCATTGACTTGATCCGCCACATGGCCGCTTACACAGGCTGA
- the psbA gene encoding photosystem II q(b) protein produces the protein MATAIRSGRSSNWDNFCQWVTNTNNRIYVGWFGVLMIPCLLAATICFIVAFIAAPAVDIDGIREPVAGSLIYGNNIISGAVVPSSNAIGLHFYPIWEAATLDEWLYNGGPYQLVVFHFLIGISAYMGRQWELSYRLGMRPWICVAYSAPLSAAFAVFLVYPFGQGSFSDGMPLGISGTFNFMLVFQAEHNILMHPFHMLGVAGVFGGSLFSAMHGSLVTSSLVRETTESESQNYGYKFGQEEETYNIVAAHGYFGRLIFQYASFNNSRSLHFFLAAWPVVGIWFTSMGISTMAFNLNGFNFNQSILDAQGKVLPTWADVLNRANLGMEVMHERNAHNFPLDLAAAESTPVALQAPAIG, from the coding sequence ATGGCTACTGCCATTCGCAGCGGTCGCTCCAGTAACTGGGACAACTTCTGTCAGTGGGTCACCAACACCAACAACCGCATTTATGTGGGTTGGTTTGGCGTCCTGATGATTCCCTGTCTGCTGGCCGCCACCATTTGCTTCATCGTTGCCTTTATCGCTGCTCCTGCAGTTGATATCGACGGCATCCGTGAGCCCGTCGCCGGCTCCCTGATCTACGGCAACAACATCATCTCTGGTGCTGTTGTTCCTTCTTCCAACGCCATCGGCCTGCACTTCTATCCCATCTGGGAAGCGGCCACCCTGGATGAATGGCTGTACAACGGCGGTCCTTACCAGCTGGTTGTCTTCCACTTCCTGATTGGTATCTCTGCCTACATGGGGCGTCAGTGGGAACTCTCCTACCGCCTCGGCATGCGTCCTTGGATCTGCGTTGCTTACAGCGCCCCGCTGTCTGCAGCCTTTGCAGTGTTCCTGGTCTACCCCTTCGGTCAGGGTTCCTTCTCTGACGGCATGCCCCTGGGCATCTCTGGCACCTTCAACTTCATGCTGGTGTTCCAGGCCGAGCACAACATCCTGATGCACCCCTTCCACATGCTGGGTGTGGCTGGTGTTTTCGGCGGCAGCCTGTTCTCCGCCATGCACGGCTCCCTGGTGACCTCCTCCCTGGTGCGTGAAACCACCGAGAGCGAGTCCCAGAACTACGGCTACAAGTTCGGCCAAGAGGAAGAGACCTACAACATCGTGGCTGCCCACGGTTACTTCGGTCGCCTGATCTTCCAATACGCGTCCTTCAACAACAGCCGCAGCCTTCACTTCTTCCTGGCTGCCTGGCCTGTCGTTGGCATCTGGTTCACCTCCATGGGCATCAGCACCATGGCGTTCAACCTCAACGGTTTCAACTTCAACCAGTCCATCCTTGATGCTCAAGGCAAGGTGCTTCCCACCTGGGCTGATGTGCTGAACCGCGCCAACCTCGGCATGGAAGTGATGCACGAGCGCAACGCTCACAACTTCCCCCTCGACCTCGCTGCTGCTGAGTCCACTCCTGTGGCTCTGCAAGCTCCCGCCATCGGTTGA
- a CDS encoding chlorophyll a/b-binding protein: MANQQANDKWFQDSAARSIHQEQLSQVERFNGRAAMLGFVIGVLTEALTGQGIIHQIGLGPLVDGYVACSTKMLPFCF, encoded by the coding sequence ATGGCCAACCAGCAAGCGAATGACAAGTGGTTCCAAGACAGTGCCGCTCGCTCAATCCACCAAGAACAGCTCAGCCAGGTCGAACGCTTCAACGGGCGCGCCGCAATGTTGGGCTTTGTGATCGGTGTGCTCACCGAAGCCCTCACCGGACAGGGGATCATCCATCAGATCGGTCTCGGCCCACTGGTTGATGGCTACGTCGCCTGCAGCACCAAGATGCTGCCCTTCTGCTTCTGA
- a CDS encoding pyridoxamine 5'-phosphate oxidase family protein, with protein MTSAPSQLPPWRPLLKAAQRKEGRSPMSRWLQLATVASDGSPRVRTLVFRGWREGSTLELFTDARSTKVEDLAGEPRAELCWLLPKARCQFRLRGVALKLAPETQQEREQAHWMQLRPEGRALWGWPAPGQPLEATAHFPSAILDGTPTPDSFALLSLEIHQVELLELTGSPHRRRRWIANNGWQVTDLNP; from the coding sequence ATGACCTCGGCTCCATCGCAGCTCCCCCCTTGGCGTCCCTTACTGAAAGCGGCCCAACGCAAAGAGGGACGCTCCCCAATGAGTCGTTGGCTGCAGTTGGCGACGGTGGCCAGCGATGGCAGCCCCCGAGTCCGCACCCTGGTGTTTCGTGGGTGGCGGGAAGGCAGCACCCTGGAGCTGTTCACCGATGCCCGCAGCACCAAGGTGGAAGACCTAGCCGGCGAACCGCGCGCTGAACTCTGCTGGCTTCTTCCCAAAGCCCGATGTCAATTCCGTTTGCGAGGAGTCGCGTTGAAGCTGGCACCTGAGACACAACAAGAGAGAGAACAGGCCCACTGGATGCAGTTACGCCCAGAAGGGCGGGCGTTATGGGGCTGGCCCGCACCCGGCCAGCCCCTGGAGGCGACAGCCCACTTCCCTTCCGCCATCCTTGATGGCACGCCAACTCCTGACTCCTTCGCCTTGCTCAGCCTGGAGATCCATCAGGTGGAACTGCTGGAACTGACCGGCTCACCCCACCGACGCCGGCGATGGATTGCCAACAATGGCTGGCAGGTCACCGATCTCAACCCCTGA